In the Salmo trutta chromosome 33, fSalTru1.1, whole genome shotgun sequence genome, one interval contains:
- the LOC115172426 gene encoding uncharacterized protein C14orf132-like — translation MDLSFMAAQIPVMTGAFMDSSPNDNYSADHSLFNSSASVHAASAATSAQAQQDDQSSSSDAIWLWIAIIATIGNIVVVGVVYAFTF, via the coding sequence ATCCCAGTCATGACGGGGGCCTTCATGGACTCCTCACCCAATGACAACTACAGTGCCGACCACTCGCTCTTCAATTCCTCGGCCAGTGTCCACGCCGCCTCTGCGGCCACCTCAGCCCAGGCCCAGCAGGACGACCAGTCCTCGTCCAGTGACGCCATCTGGCTCTGGATTGCCATCATTGCTACTATCGGCAACATTGTGGTGGTGGGAGTGGTCTACGCATTCACCTTCTGA